CATCGCGGATATCGTGATCGGCCCAGAGGCCGCCATTGTCGCGAAAGGTGGCAAGGCCGCTCTCGGCGGAAATGCCCGCCCCGGTCAGAACGACGATCGATGCCTTCGGTGGGATATGCATGAAAACCGTCCGAGCCTCCCTTTCAGGCTCTTCCGGCCTGCTCCGGTTCCTTGTTGCAGCATTTTCGGGAGGAAAGGATCACCCGAAGTGCCGCACCTTGCTTGTTATCTTTCGACCGGGCGCTCCGCACGCCTCAGGCTGTTCACCGCAGCGAAGCGACGGGCAGGTCCGTGCCGGTTTCGACCTTGACCCAGCGGCCGGCATCGAAGGAGGCCTGGCGCTTCAGGAAGGTATAGGGCGTTTCGGCCCAGGGCAGGATTTCGTCGCTCAGATTGTCGAGAATGAAATCGCCCTTGCTGGAGCGCAGCGTCAGCACGGCATGGCCCTCGCCATTGGGCTTGCGCACAACGGTGATCAGAAGATCGGAGGCCGAGAAGCCGGCCTTCATCAGCCGACGGCGCTTTTCCAGGACAAAGTCCTCGCAATCGCCCGCGCCGCTCTTCGGATAGGCCCAGACTTCCTCGCGGCCGTAAAGCTCCTCGTCCGTCATTGGCTCGACCTCGGCGTTGACGGCGAGATTGATCTCCTCAACCGAACGCCAGCCGAACGAGGTTAACCGGGCCGGGCCGGAGAGCCCGGCCTCGGGCTCGCAATCGCGACGGTGCTGCTGGCAGAACTCGAAATGGCCGATGGGCTGGGATGTGATGCCGCCAATCGGCATGGCGGGCATTCCGGCGGAAAGCGCCGGCGCAAACAGACCGGCCGAGAACATGGCCGCGATCGCACCGAAAACCATATATGCCAGTTGATTGAAACGAGGCACGCTATACCCATCCGCCTGTTGAATTCTTAACAAAGAGTTAAGGAGATAAGGCGGACGGAGTCAATCAGTCACGGCTGTGCCGGCGGCAGGATCTTAAGGAATGGTTAACTTCCGCTGGCTCCGGAAACGAGATCGCCGACGGCCTTCAGCATGCGCTCGATATCCTCCGGCCGCGACAGGCGGTGGTCGCCGTCCTGCACCAGGGTGAGCACCACGTCGTCGGCCGGCAGATGCGACATCAGCTTCAGCGCATGCGCATAGGGAACGTCCGCGTCCTGCTTGCCCTGGATAATATGAACCGGACATCCCGTCTCGATAATGCCGTTCAGCACGCGGTTGCGCCGACCGTCGTCAAGCAGCTTCGCGGTAAAGATTGTGGGCTCGGGACCGTAGGGTGAGGCCTCCTCGAAATAGCCCTGTTCGGCCAACGCCTTGCATTCGGCGTCATTCAGGTCCGGCTCGATCAGTTCGCTGGTGAAATCCGGCGCGGGGGCAAGCAGTAGCAGGCCCTCGACCTTCGGTCCGCCGGCCTGCTTCTTCAGTTCCTGCACCGCCCTGAGCGCCAGCCAGCCGCCCATGGACGAGCCGATGATGATGATCCGCTCAGGAGCAGCCCGCTCGATGGCCCTGAGCGCGTCTGCAAGCCAGCGCGAGATCGTGCCGTCCTTGAACGCGCCCTCGCTTTCGCCGTGGCCCGTATAGTCGAAGCGGATCATGGCAAGGTCTTTTTTGCCGGCATAGGTGTCAAGCGCCTCGGCCTTGGTGCCGAGCATGTCGGAGCCGTAGCCGGAGAACCAGACCAGCGCCGGCGCGTCGCCTGATCCCTGACGCAGGCGCATGGCGATCTTCAGCGGCCCCTCGCCGTGATCGATTTCGATATAGGTCAGCGCAACATCCTGCTGCATGATAGTCTCCGCCGGTTTCGCTCCAAAAGCCCGCGATCGCGCCGATCTCGCGATCAAGAGGTGATTTTCTTTTTGGGCTGTGTTATTGACATTGGACGGGCTTAACAACCATTTGTGTCCGATAAGTGCCTCAGGCTATGGACTTGGCGCTTCAGAACCCGATTTTCAATCATTGAGGAGATCACGACCATTCGCAGACCCCACAGAGCCGCTCCCCCGACCAAGGAAGGTCCCCGCGCCAATCGCGACATTCGCATCCGCGAAGTGCAGCTGATCGATGCAGAAGGGGAGAACCAGGGCGTCGTACTGACTGAAGATGCGTTGAGAATGGCTGAGGAAGCCGGGCTTGATCTCGTCGAGATCGCCCCCAACTCGACGCCGCCCGTTTGCAAGATTCTTGACCTCGGCAAGCTGAAATACGCGAACCAGAAGCGCGCCGCCGAGGCCCGCAAGAAGCAGAAAGTCGTCGAAGTCAAAGAGATCAAGATGCGCCCCAACATCGACACCCATGACTATCAGGTGAAGATGAAGGCGATGAACAAGTTCTTCGAGGAAGGCGACAAGGTGAAGGTGACGCTCCGTTTCCGCGGTCGCGAGATGGCGCACCAGGAACTGGGCATGAAGCTTCTGTCCCAGGTCAAGGAAGACACCGCCGAAATCGCCAAGGTGGAAGCCGAGCCGAAGCTCGAAGGCCGCCAGATGCTGATGGTGCTTGCACCGAAATAAGCCTTCGGGCACGCTTCTGACGCGCCGTCCGGTCAGGAAAACTGGCCGAGGCGGCGAATTGCGTGTGTGGCAAGACAACCGGTTGCGCTTTTCAGACAAACCGCGTATAAGCGCGCCGTCCTGACGGATCGCCTTTCGGCGGACCGCCATGGAGCAGGCCGGCAGGGCATGCCGTGTCTGCTCGAAAATGCAATGTGGCCCGGGTTCGTCGCCCGGCAGCCCCAATCAACAACAACGGAGTAGCAAAATGCC
This window of the Martelella lutilitoris genome carries:
- a CDS encoding transglutaminase-like cysteine peptidase, with translation MVFGAIAAMFSAGLFAPALSAGMPAMPIGGITSQPIGHFEFCQQHRRDCEPEAGLSGPARLTSFGWRSVEEINLAVNAEVEPMTDEELYGREEVWAYPKSGAGDCEDFVLEKRRRLMKAGFSASDLLITVVRKPNGEGHAVLTLRSSKGDFILDNLSDEILPWAETPYTFLKRQASFDAGRWVKVETGTDLPVASLR
- the infC gene encoding translation initiation factor IF-3, which codes for MRRPHRAAPPTKEGPRANRDIRIREVQLIDAEGENQGVVLTEDALRMAEEAGLDLVEIAPNSTPPVCKILDLGKLKYANQKRAAEARKKQKVVEVKEIKMRPNIDTHDYQVKMKAMNKFFEEGDKVKVTLRFRGREMAHQELGMKLLSQVKEDTAEIAKVEAEPKLEGRQMLMVLAPK
- a CDS encoding alpha/beta hydrolase, producing MQQDVALTYIEIDHGEGPLKIAMRLRQGSGDAPALVWFSGYGSDMLGTKAEALDTYAGKKDLAMIRFDYTGHGESEGAFKDGTISRWLADALRAIERAAPERIIIIGSSMGGWLALRAVQELKKQAGGPKVEGLLLLAPAPDFTSELIEPDLNDAECKALAEQGYFEEASPYGPEPTIFTAKLLDDGRRNRVLNGIIETGCPVHIIQGKQDADVPYAHALKLMSHLPADDVVLTLVQDGDHRLSRPEDIERMLKAVGDLVSGASGS